A DNA window from Argopecten irradians isolate NY chromosome 10, Ai_NY, whole genome shotgun sequence contains the following coding sequences:
- the LOC138334051 gene encoding heat shock 70 kDa protein 12A-like has product MTRRTVAIERDITYKRRYKTEDLRIALEPEAAAVYCRSLPDGTLNDKNGSLSLQERGVTDAFQPGGCYMIVDLGGGTVDTTVHEVAEDGRLVEIRQASGGPWGGTSVDETFYEFVVRKFGKEFIEQFRIERASEWMKLSMDFETQKRKLKFETNYNIKIEIPQRLIAESNMQVADIQSYNKLSIENDEFKNFFRPSAEDIVAHIQSILSEVSKVDLILLVGGFATSGYVSHVIRDAFPDKRVVVPLQAVVASPPSLYIGRSLSVVHIWSVVMEGHSLLFTSGL; this is encoded by the exons ATGACTCGAAGAACAGTGGCTATCGAAAGAGAT ATTACCTACAAACGCAGGTATAAGACAGAAGACTTGCGGATAGCCCTGGAGCCGGAGGCTGCCGCTGTCTACTGCCGCTCCCTTCCAGATGGCACCCTCAATGATAAAAATGGTAGCCTCTCCCTCCAAGAACGCGGGGTGACGGACGCCTTCCAACCCGGGGGCTGCTATATGATCGTCGATTTAGGAG GCGGTACAGTGGACACTACAGTACACGAAGTAGCCGAGGACGGCCGACTAGTAGAGATCAGACAAGCGTCCGGGGGACCCTGGGGCGGCACCTCAGTCGATGAAACCTTCTACGAATTCGTCGTCAGAAAATTCGGCAAAGAGTTTATTGAACAATTCCGAATTGAACGAGCAAGTGAATGGATGAAGCTGTCCATGGATTTTGAAACACAGAAAAGGAAATTAAAGTTTGAAACAAACTACAACATTAAGATCGAGATCCCACAACGTCTCATTGCCGAGAGTAATATGCAAGTTGCCGATATTCAATCCTACAATAAACTCAGCATAGAAAACGATGAATTCAAGAACTTCTTTCGCCCTTCAGCCGAGGACATCGTGGCTCACATCCAGTCGATTCTATCAGAAGTTAGTAAGGTTGACCTCATTCTACTAGTCGGCGGATTCGCCACATCCGGGTATGTCAGTCATGTCATCAGGGACGCGTTTCCAGACAAACGCGTGGTAGTTCCTCTTCAAGCGGTGGTAGCATCCCCTCCATCACTTTATATAGGAAGGTCACTCTCTGTTGTCCACATCTGGTCTGTAGTGATG GAAGGTCACTCGCTCTTGTTCACGTCTGGTCTGTAG